GGGTGGTTTTTGAATCCAAcgttttagactttttttttttaaaagatcagctTTAAAGTAAttcctgtaattatttttaaaaatatttatttaattaatttatttggttgcacgaggtcttagttgtggctcgcgggctccttagttgtggcatgagaactcttagttgcggcatgcatataggatctaattccctgaccagggatcaaacccgggccccctgcattgggagcacagagtcttatccactgcaccaccagggaggtcccaccaACTTTTTAGACCTTTAATTCAGACTTCCTGCCCTGCTGCAATTTGAGTAAAAACCATCTGGGCCTCATTTTACTGACTTCCTCTGTTACTCCCAAAGAGCAAgagttatctttttgtttcagCCCTTGGTCCATGTGAGTCTAGTTGCCAATTCAAAACAGTGGAGTATCTTCCTGTTTTACTTAACTGAGTACAGACTTCCATCCCTGCTGCAGGTAGAAGGCAGTGTAACAAGGGTTTGAAGTTCAAAGTCTTAAACAGGGGTTCATGTTCTGGCTTTGCCACTCTGTGTAGCCTTGAGCAAAGGAATCCACTttcttgaacctcagtttctttatctttaaagtgtaaaataataGTTCTGACTTCATTTGGTTACTGTGGGAATTAAGTGAGACAATCTATAGCTTAGCATGAGGCGTGGCACATGACAAATGCTAAAAACATGTTAGCTGTCAGTAGCAGCAGTAATTACTGTTGGACATTCGTGTCAAGTATTGTTCAGCAGAAACGCTGCTTCTCTGTTGTATACGGAAGTGGTATCCTTTTTACCGAGCATCCATATACTGTACTCAAAGCCGATTTCCGGGTTTTTCCTCCGTGTGTCATTGGCCAGCAGAATTAACagatgtctctctccctctctctttctctctcaaaagtAGGGAAATAAATGCTACAGGAGACTAGatctttaaagcttgtgtttctttttgtaactATGAGGATTACGCTCTGGTCTCTCTTCTggttataattttattgtttgtgACCTGAAAAAATCGAGAGTATGTTAATCCTGcttgatattttcttttggaCATCTTGCTGCAGCAATTGAAATCTGTTTCACTTCACAGTTTGGGGGCCATCGTCCCCGGCCCTGGTTCCTCTTGGCCCTTCCCTTCCTGGTTGGTACCAGCCGCTGGCTtgcttttcccctctttctcctcctccttccttcacgTTACCTTCTCCCAGGgcctcttttctttccccctcccttttccATTTACTCTTacattccctccctccttcctgccctccctaattcctcccctcccctggttTCTAGCtcctttttgctttctgtttgtgTTTCTGAAGGCAGTGCTCCAATTACCTCATATTTGGAGAGAGGAAGCTGTAGCCAATCCGGTTTCTGTCTGCTTTTAGGTCAAGTGATTTCTGAACTGCAGTGAGATGCTTTGAATTTGTCTTGTTGCAGCTCTGAGCCTGTAAGATGGCTGTCTGAATCGGCAGCGgctggaagagacagagagaggcggggagggaggaagaattgGAGGGATCGCCGGCATAGTGCATGTTTTTAAATGTGCATCTAATCCGATGAAGCCAAGGTTGGGATTTCTCTGGGATCCCAGGACTGGCTTAGCTGCGTTTTTGCTGAGATTAGGAGAGGAAAGCAATGGGAAATTCGCTGGGCTGCGTTAAGGAGCCGAAAGATTCAATAGCTGTTCCTGAGAAGACTCCCATATCTCCTAAGAAAAGGGTTCGGTTCAAAAGGAAGTGGAGGGGGAAGAAAACCCCTACTCCAGAGGTCTCTCGTGAGGAAGAACCCTTGCAAGGAACTGGAGTCATCGAAGAGACGGAAACCCTGACGAAGTTAACAGTGAGTCTCCAACAGGAGGAAGGAGTGGGAGGGGTAGAGCCACCCCCCACAGACATTTTACTGCCTGGGGACTCGGCCCCTGACTCAGGGGTGGGAGATCACGGGATGATTGTGCAGGTGAAGGAGAGATTCCAGGGGGAGATCCAGACTGCTCAGCTTTTGTTAGAGAATGAGTCATCAGTTGCCAGAGGGGTCTGGGATTCCCTGGAAGAGGGGATGACTGTCATCGCTCACCTGCTCGATAACCCCGCAGAAAGGAGCTGTGAGAAGTCAGTGAGCCAACTGGTGGAATTTCCGAGGACAGCGTCCTGCAGCAGCAGGGCTGTGCTGCTGCCTTTGCATGGAGGGACTGCGGTGGAGAAAGGAGATACTCAGCTTGGATTTGGGAGCAGCACTTTCCCCAGGACAGACTGCCCCACTGACACAAGGAATCAAGACCATCTTTCCGACGGATGGAGTGTAGGGGGAGGAACCAAGGGTATTTTAAGCGCCCCTCAGACAGGTGCCTGGATTGTGGAGCGTTCTCCTTCGTCACTCCCGGCCCAGCCGAGAGGCCAGAGCTGCACAGAGCCTGCCCACGTGGGTCGAGTGCCCCCTCAGGTTCCCAGACTGCCTGCTTCTCAGAGTGATTTATCCATCAGTGGCCTGACTGAGAGCATCTTGCCCTCCTCCTCTGGCTATGGCAGCGATGGGCTGCACTTACGAGGGGTCCAGCCTAAAGATACAGAGCCTGAAAAGAGCTCCACGTCCTTCTCAGAAGAGGATGGCACCCTTTCTTTGGAGGCAAGCCCCACCCCCTTAGGGGGTCTGGAGGAGGTAGGTGGGCATGTTCAAGGGGTAGTTACACAGCGGTTTGTATTACTGGCCTCAAACTTATGAAAGTGGAATGTGGCGAGCAGTGAGGAGCTTGGTGCTGCTCCTCAAACTTTACCTGCTAGTCAAGTACTAGTAGTTAGCGACTGCTGCGCTTGGCAAGCAAAATCTATTTCAGGTCTGCCCCTTGATGCTTGAAACTATCTTGTTGTCTCTGGGGGATCCCCGACTCTGGGTAACCATGCTATATAATTGCTCGAGCTATCTGGTGGGGTTATTTCTCCAGGTGCAGTGCTGGGTAATACTTAACTCTCAGCAGGTCTGTTTATTAGTGTCCCTGCTGTAGGAGGTTGTGGTATGGCACGGAGGTGATGGGGAGGCCTAGCTGATTCCAGGATGAgcgtggaaggggtgaggggtgaggccCTGACTTCGGTGTGGTTGTTCTTCTCCACTGGAGAATGATGTTCTTATTGGAGGTGATGTAATTCCCCCCCTTGGGGACACTGCTAATGACAACACCCATTCAATATGTGTTTAGGTGGAGAGGCTAGTCCTCCTTTGGTTCCTAATTCCAGCATTAGAGGAGAGGGGCATGGATTTATCTGGGGATTAGTccagagctggggggagggggtaaaGAGGGAGTTAGGGCAGTTTGAAAGTTCAAGGCTAGAAGCAGTTTGTTTTCTGATGGAACTTGTCTCTGGCTctaacatgtttttgtttgtgaGATATATATTCAGACATAAGTGGAGGTGGTGGTAGTTTTAGGTGGTGGGTGCTGTGAGGGGTCAAGGAGCAAGTGAGAATTCAAGAGCTCTGAACACTGAGAGGGAAGGAGACTCAGCAAGACCTTGGGTGGCACAGGTTCTGGTCTGTCACATAGGGGTGTGATTGTGTAGGAGACTAAAGTTATAATTCATCAGTGACTGAAGAACTTTTATTGGCATGTCAGTCTCTgcagcagaagaaataaaaacttaggcTCCCAGAGCGGCAAGAGGTGGAAGATGGAGCGTGGCATTTTCCTTGCTAGGCTGTGGGCAGCTGCCCTGATGTCTGCAGAGCAGACACTGTGGCCCACCTACAGGTGCCCTGCTAATCATCAACAGTATGAGGCTGAGGAGAGACGTAAATTTTAAGGTGATCTGTGCTTAAAATGACCTTTTGGGTGATGAATTTCCCCCATGGATAGGCCCATTTCAGTGCCCTTTGTTATTAAAGAGTTTGGAGACTCCAAACAGTTGGAGGAAAAGATGGccattgaaaaatatttgttatgcGGTTGGACAGGAGGCATCCTTGGGCTTTTCcatataaaaatgtgtgtgtgtgtgcatgtgtgtgtgtgtgtgtgtgtgtgtgtgtgtgtgtgttaaagcgGGAAGGGAGGCAGTGAggctgctggggggtggggtgtatTTGAGGTTCATCGGATAAGAGGGAATGTCAAAGTCAGCCTTTATCTTTGTACAGAACAGATGGAGAGTAATTGTGGCAGAACCAACTGCTGAACTGACCGCTTCTTTGATATTCCTGGGGTTAAAGTTGAAGCTGTGGAGGCATCACGATGATTTAGGATACGTGCTCATAATTCGGTGTGAGACTTTCAGAAAGTTTGGAGTATAAAATGTGAAGGGACTCCTAGTGGAAATCAGTTCTAGATAATGGCCCATAAGTGACTGTGGTGCTTTTGGTGTGGGATCTCCACCCTGGAGCGGGAAGGTTCTGGACAACTCTGTGAGGAGTCTCCAAGAGAAGGTTGGTGGGAGTAGACTGTGATCTGTAGTTTAACAGAATCAACAGCAGTGTGATTCTCGGGCTGTTCAGTATGAGAATCATACTGGTGTGTGGCGTTTTCTGGGCAGCCAGGCTCTACATCCCGTCCCAGCTACCCCTTGAGAGGAGACACAACCAGACTACTCAGTGATGGCCCAGGCAGAAAAACTAGGTGGCCCAGAGTCAGCTCAGAAGGCTGACACGTCTCTGAGGCTCTGTGTCCATCAGGTGATGCAGGGACCACTGACTGaccattctgtatgacagataaGAAGTGACTTCTCAAGATAAATGTGAAATCCCTTCAGGATGAAAGTCCTTAAGGTCACAGCGGCCTCAAACCCTCTTTGGTCTCTGAAGGCATTGTCTTCAGGGAGCTGCCCCCTCCCTGGCAGGCTGTTCACACGGCCTGGGGACAGCGGCAGCTCGAGAGACAGGGCAGTGTTTTTTTGACACTGCAGACCTCCTGTGAAATGTGGATTGAACCACAAGGCGAGAGCATCTGACTGGAGTGAGAGCCCTGGGAGGACACGGGGGTCAGAAGAGCCCGCCGCTGCTGGTCACACACCAGCTCCTTCGCGGAGAGGGGCAGCAGGCGCTCAACAgcgttgtttgtttgtttgttggtgttcgttttgttttgtctttaacaTGTCAGGGTAGTAACCCTCCGTAGAAACAGTTTGAGCTTCAGAGTGGTGTCTGTCCTTGGCATAACTCAGGCTGCCTTGTCCTTCCCGTTGATCACTCCAGGGCATGGTGATGGGAGTGGGGCCAGGCTCCGGCTGCACAGAAACTTGGCAGtgggtttgtttcttttcagGATAGAGAGGAATGGGAACTGATTCTGATGCTTGCTGAGTGCTGGGTTTAGGTAATAGAAGACAAATGGTCTGATTTTCTGTTCACCTGGTAGAGCTGATTCTTCTCTTGACAGGAAACAGTTAACAAGAGAAACAAGATGACAGGGGCCAGGGGACAAAAATGGTTTTCAGAATAAGTAGACTCAGATTTGGAGCCGGACGGGAGCGAGTTAACAGCAGTTGTACTTTGATGTCAGACAAAGGCCTTTGCTGGTCCATTCCATCTCTCAGGAGGACTCCCTACTCCCAGCTGCCATCAGTAGCCGTAAAACCTGGCTTAATGGAACAAGGAAAATTGTTGaaaatccctttcttttctctgtcttggCTCCACTGCCAATTGTTAGTGGATTGTGTTGATGGAGAATTGGCTGTTATACCAGTGTCCTTGCCACAAATCCTTAGATTTCAGGTGAATAGTCAGATAACTCTGGGGCTAGGAATGATGAGAAAGAAATCAGTTGGTATATTATTTTCTGGGCTGAGCCTTTTCAGTTATAAGTATCCCTTTCCcatttctcctcttttcattATAAGGAAAGTAGTTTTACTAAAATTGGCTTTGTATTacaagaagaaagcaaaattaaCCAGATGATACTATTGGAGGAATGTAGCAGTTAAAGTTACAATTAGAGCTTCATTTAAGaaaggaattttctttaaaaaaattttttttaaagaatgtatttatttatttttggctgcgttgggtctttgttgctgcccgcgggctttctctagttgcagcaagtgagagctactctgcgttgcggtgcacgggcttctcattgcggtggcttctcttgttgcagagcgcgggctctaggtacacaggcttcagtagttgtgccgcatgggctcagtagttgtggcttgtgggctctagagcgcaggctcagtagttttgacgcacgggcttagttgctccgcggcatgtgggatcttaccggaccaggggtcaaacccgtgtcccctgcattggcaggcggattcttaaccactgcgccacgagagaagttcctttcaaaaaattttacttaattaaaaatattaccaAAGAATCATTTTTCAGGTGTAACAATGGTGTTGtggctatgtttaaaaaaaagagagtccttttagagatacatattgACGTGTTTTTGGAGGAAAGGATAATGTGGGCTTTGCTTCATAATAATAGGGGAGGGGTGAAGTGGGTGGAgtgtagatgaaacaagattagcTATGAGTTGATATGGTTgaaactgggtgatgggtacatagGAGTTCATAATACCATTCTGcctttttttgtatatatttgatattttcgTTTCAAATGgaaagttgtttttctgggttttgatttgctttttgctGCTCTTCTCActaatttgttttggaaaatgtatttttttttttttttttttttttttttgcggtatgcgggcctctcactgttgtggcccctcccattgcggagcacaggctccggacgcgcaggcccagcggccatggttcacgggcccagccactccgtggcatgcgggatcctcccggaccggggcacgaaccggtatcccctgcatcggcaggcggactctcaaccactgcgccaccagggaagcccctggaaaatgtattttttgtcaaattgttatttatattaacatgtaatgtgtttattattatctttactattattattattgtctttttaaaaaatgttatcccCACATGTACCtatggcaaccaccaatctgttctctgttatctatgagcttttttttttaaagattccatgtataagaaggatcgtacagtatttgtctttctctgtctgacttatttcatttagcataatgccctcgagaTCCAGCCATgctgtcgcaaatggcaggatttcattctttttaatggctgaatactattccattatgtatatgtgccacaattcctttatccattcatcctttgatggatacttcagttgtttccatatcttagctattgtaaacaaaGCTGCAGTgaaggtgcatatatcttttcaagttagtgttttcattttctttggataagtacccaggagtagaattgctggattgtatggtagttccatttttaagtttttggggaacctccatactgttttccagagtggctacaccaatttacattcctaccaacagtgcacaagggttcgcttttctccacatccttgccagtgtatgttatttcttgtcttttttgataAGAGCCATTCTAATAGTTTTGAggcagtatctcattgtggcttgggtttgcattcccctgatgattagtgatgttgagcatcttttgatgtacctgttggccatctgtatgacttctttggaaaaatatctattcagatcttctccccatttttaaattggattgtttgtgtttttgctgttgagttgtataaattctttctgtattttggatgttaacttcttatcagatgtatgattagcaaatatattctcccattcagtgggttgctttttcattttgttgatggtttcctttgctgtgtagaagctttttactatggtgtagtcccacttgtttatttttgcttttgcttttggtgtcagattaaaTACATCATTGCCAAGATCTATGTCAAGGAAattgctgcctatgttttcttccaggaattttatgattttaggtcTTACggtcaagtctttaatccactttgagttaatttttgggtatggtgtaaAACAGTGgttgagtttcattcttttgcatgtggctgtctagttttcccaacaccatttatggaagagactgtcctttccccattgtgtgtttTTAGCtccttttttgtaaattaattgaacacatatgcatgggtttatttctgggttttcactTCAGTTCCATAAGCcaaataccatactgttttattactacagctttgtaatgTTGTtggaaatcagggagcatgatgcctccgggtttgttcttttctcaagattgctttgattaatcagtgtgtgtgtgtgtgtgtgtgtgtgtgtggttccatacaaattttgggattatttgttttatttctttgaaaaataccattggaattttgatagggattgtactgaatctgtagattgctttgagtagtatggacattttaacagtaatgatttttccagtccatgagcacagaatttccttccatttatttgtgtctgaaatctctttcattaatgtcttatagttttctatatacaggtcttttacctgcttggttaaatttattcctagatgttttattctttttgatgcaattataaatgggattgttttctttatttctctttctgatagattgttattagtgtataaaaatgcaacagatttttgcatattgattttgtatcctgcaaatttattgaatttgtttattcCAATAGTTTTTTGATGTCTTtaggagtctttagggttttctgtatataatatcctgtcatctgcagatagtggcagttttacttcttcctttccaatttggatgctttttctttcttttccttgcctaattgctctggccaggacttccaatattatgctgaataaaagtggagagagtgggcattcttgtcttattcctgatcttagagaaaagaCTTTCATCTTTCCATcactgagtataatgttagctctGTCCTTTATTATGATGAAATACATTTCCTCTATACctgctttgttgagagtttttataaatggctgttgaattttgtcaagtgctttttctgtatctattgagatgtaatacgatttttattcttccttttgttaatatgtgctatatcacattgactgatttatgggtgttgaaccatccttgcatacctggaataaatcctacttgatcatggtgtgtgatccttttaatgtattgttgaatttggtttgctaatttttttttaaggaattttgcatctatgttcatcgggaatattgcctgtaattttcttttcttgtggtgtctttgtctggttttgttatcaaggtaatgctggcctcataaaattagtttggatgagttccctcctcttctgtttttggaagagattgagaagtattggtgttaattcttctttgaatgtttgatagagtctatcagtgaagctgtctggtcctggacttttgttcgttgggaggtttttgtttgtttgttttgtgcggtacccgggcctctcactgttgttgcctctcccactgcggagcacaggctctggatgcacagcctccggacacgcaggctcagcggccatggctcacgggcccagccgctccacggcatgtgggatcttcccggaccggggcacgaacccgtgtcccctgcatcggcaggcagactctcaaccactgcaccaccagggaagccctcgttgggaggtttttgattactgattcaatctccttactagtaatcagtctgttcggattttctatttcatcatgattccgtcttggtaggttgtatatttctaggaatttatccatttcttctaggttgtccaacttGGTGTGTAATTTTTCATAgcagtcttttatgatccttggtatttctgtggtatcacttgtaacatctctttcatttctgattttatttgtctcctctgttttccttggtgagtctagctaaaggcttgtcaattttgtttatcttttcaaagaaccagctcttagttttgttgatcttctctatTGTCTTTTtcgtctttatttcatttatttctgctctaatctttgttatttccttccttctactaacttttggcttcatttgttcttctttttctagttccttgagatggaaagttaaaaaaaaataatggtagaATTATATAGTGCATatactgaaaaaggattaatgtCCCGAATATATGAAGTGTAGTATAGGTGACGTGGTTAAGAGTGTGGAGCCAGATTGGctgagtttgaattccagctctactACTGAGTAGCCATGTAccttggggcaagttacttaaattctctgtggcacagtttcctcatttgtaaattgagGTTAAGAATAGTATGTACTCAgtgtagggttgttgtgagaattatatGAGTAAATTCAAGCAAAACACAATAGAtgtttgttattaatattattatttaaataattcctataaataagaaaaaggtaaACACACTAGTAGAAAAATAGGGGAAAGCCCAGGAATAAGCagttcataaaaaaagaaaacccaaatgcCTCATACGCAGGAGTCTTTCTCACTAGTAATCAAAGATATAAAACTCAAAACAACAACAGGATGCCATTTTATACCCCTCAGActggcagaaaataaaaagtttgaaaatacagAGTGTAGGTGAAGATGCAGAATAATGGAAAAACCTCTTCACACCCTTGTGGATAGAAGTataaatttgtattgttattTGACAGTAGTTTGGCAGTATTTAGGAGAATTTAAAAATGCCAGTAGTCTGTGACCTAGGATTTCCGTTCTAATTGTATTCCCTAGAGCAGCAGTcgccaacctttttggcaccagagaccagtttcgtggaagacagtttttccatggataggggtgtgggagggggtgggggtgtttcaggtggtaatgcgaaaTGTGAtgggcagatgaagcttcgctcacccgcccgccgctcacctcctgctgtgtggctcaGTTCCTAATGAGCCATGGACCAGTAATGATCTGCGgcctggggttggggacccctgccctagagAGACCGCCATGACTCTGAACTTGAATATTGAAAGGAGTACCCCTGATCTTTATCTAACTCTTCTGTAGGTAAGAAACACAGCTGCCATGAGATCCTTCTAGCCAGGCATTTGTAATGAATTATTGCATTGTGCCCTCACCTGTTTCTTGAATGGAAGTTTTCAAAGTCTGATGCCTTCACTGTAGCGGGATGAAGTCAACTAGAAACTTCAGGACATGTGAATCAAGTATCTGTTAGCTCATTACATCTAGTTCATTCCCAGAGACTTATGTAGACTTACAAAGTCCAAAATCCTCAGCCTGGTATTCCAGCCCCTCCATAATCTCTCTAATCTTCTCTCCTATATCAGTTCCCAGTTTGAGCTttcatgtcttttgtttttaacatgctgaaatttttatttttaattaattaattaattaggctgcattgggtctttgttgctgcccgtgggctttctctagttgcggcgaggaggggctactcttcattgtggtgcgcgggcttctcattgcggtggcttctcctgttgtggagcacgggctctaggcgtgtgggcttcagtagttgtggctcgcgggctctagaacgcaggctcagtagttgtggcgcaagggcttagttgctttgcggcatgtgggatcttcccggaccagggctcgaacccgcgtcccctgcattggcaggcagattcttaaccactgcaccaccagggaaaccctcttctTAGATATTAAAACTCAGCATAGATGTTGTCTTATCATCTCTGCAAAGTTCCTCGACACTGCTAGTTTGGGTTACTTGCTTACCTCTGTCACAGCATTGATCTCTCATTGATTGGTATATTGTCTCCCCTACTACATTGCTTGAGCTTGAGGCCCAAGGTTGTGCTTTTGTCTTGAGATACCAAGAACTTGAACACAGCTCCTAGAACATAGGTATTGCTCAAGAAATAACAACAGAATGAGTCAGTCCCATGGtgattgacttttttttgttgttcttctccCTCGTCCTAACATATGGTGTCTGACATAGTGTGAAGCACTGATGAGATGTTGTTCAGTAAAAACTAACTGACTTATTAGGAACATGCTCAATTTCTAGATAATGCTTCAGAGAAGGAATTCTGAGATGGTAATGAGGCTGTGCTGTCTCTCCAAATGGTTCCTTTTAAACATCCAGATGAGGGAGAAAGCTCCCTGACACTGAAGCTGGAATTCTCCATTTGGGAGATTAAGGTAGAAGCTTCTACATATCCCAAAGGACAGCACTGTGCAATCACATGTGAATATTACATGAAAAGATGGGCAAAAGCCAAATTTAATTAttgagatgatggtgatgataatccCATTTTTCTCATCCAGTTTACAATCTAGGAAAGGCCCTAATCCAAACAGGGTATTTTTCCTACCCCTGAGGGATCTAAATATTTCCCTGTCTCATTACagctatgtagaaaatctgaagtaCAGCTGTTCATTGAACAGTTTCCAATGCAGTATACAAAGATACTGTGATTGGTAGACAGGAGATGCCATCGGAGATATTGACTGTGATATTGTGGAGATACAATATCAATTGACTAACTGGAATTTCTTTTTTGGGTAAAGAACCCAAATACTCacatttcattttgcttattcaaATTCTGTCCCTTTTCACTTCAACAAATCTATCTCCTGTTCccagcaatgttttttttttttttttgcggtacgcgggcctctcaccgttgtggcctctcccgctgcggagcacaggctccggacgcgcaggcccagcgaccatggcccacaggcccagccgctccgcggcacatgggatccccccggaccgggacacgaacccgcgtcccctgcaccggcaggcggactctcaaccactgcaccaccagggaagccccccagcaaTGTTTTGCCTTAATATGTATGTGAAGCACTACAGTGGAAGAACTGGGATATGTCAGTGTGGGCGGCATTTAGCCACTGAAATAAATAGCTAGAAATGTTGTTGAGGAGAACTGGCAGAGAATTGGTACCGGTGAGGGGCTGTTTACACTGGACTCACAGGATGATGGCGTGGGCACCATAATCCATCATTGGGTCCTTGGCTTGTTTgcttatatacattatatacgtTATTTGCTAGGTAAGTTTGCTGTCGATAAAGTAATGGGTCTCAGGATTCTAGGTGGGTCTTACCcccaaatacatttatttgtttatttttattattttgtttattaaccAAGTGATTATTAATTAAAACATGTTAAGTGTCCACCATATGACCAGTACAACACTAGGTGCAATACAGAAGGACCTTGATCACTGAGTCTCAGAGATGCATCCCAGCTTCTGCTGGGACATATCCTGTGTTGAGGAGCTCTCCTTCATAGCAGCTGCTATGATTTTAGGTCATTCTGATAGTTAAGATGTAGTATCAGCACCTCAGGAAACCTAGTCTTGGGgagatattaaataataaaaatacattaaataatagccaataatgggcttccctggtggcgcagtggttgggagtccgcctgccgatgcaggggacacgggttcgtgccccggtccgggaggatcccacatgccacggagcggctgggcccgtgagccatggccgctgagcctgcgcgtccggagcctgtgctccgcggcgggagaggccacaacagtgagaggcccgcgtaccgcaaaaaaaaaaaaaaaaaataatagccaa
The genomic region above belongs to Phocoena sinus isolate mPhoSin1 chromosome 1, mPhoSin1.pri, whole genome shotgun sequence and contains:
- the LOC116743981 gene encoding uncharacterized protein LOC116743981, giving the protein MGNSLGCVKEPKDSIAVPEKTPISPKKRVRFKRKWRGKKTPTPEVSREEEPLQGTGVIEETETLTKLTVSLQQEEGVGGVEPPPTDILLPGDSAPDSGVGDHGMIVQVKERFQGEIQTAQLLLENESSVARGVWDSLEEGMTVIAHLLDNPAERSCEKSVSQLVEFPRTASCSSRAVLLPLHGGTAVEKGDTQLGFGSSTFPRTDCPTDTRNQDHLSDGWSVGGGTKGILSAPQTGAWIVERSPSSLPAQPRGQSCTEPAHVGRVPPQVPRLPASQSDLSISGLTESILPSSSGYGSDGLHLRGVQPKDTEPEKSSTSFSEEDGTLSLEASPTPLGGLEEVGGHVQGVVTQRFVLLASNL